A genome region from Hevea brasiliensis isolate MT/VB/25A 57/8 chromosome 9, ASM3005281v1, whole genome shotgun sequence includes the following:
- the LOC110653397 gene encoding uncharacterized protein LOC110653397 has protein sequence MGSTLKHKVTEDDNKLGVGKIFPGLPPGAISNADLYAANKELYLGSLCEVDDKPYPWQFWMVMLKNGNYDTKSGLCPQNGKKVPPFSSGGFPCFGTGCMNQPILYHEQTKLIDGGTLRGSFNGTYDLGAEIGSGLGGISFYEVVWEKKVGAGSWVFSHKLKTSKKYPWLMLYLRADATRGFSGGCHYETRGMLKILPESPNFKVKVTLDVKQGGGPKSQFYLIDIGSCWKNNGDPCDGDVLTDVTRYSEMIINPATPAWCGPNSQGNCPPYHITPNNKKIYRNDTANFPYGAYHYYCAPGNAKFLEKPVSTCDPYSNPQAQEIVQLLPHPIWAQYGYPTKQGDGWIGDARTWELDVGGLSSRLYFYQDPGTPPARRIWTSIDMGTEIFVSDNEEVAEWDLSNFDVILT, from the exons GTTCTACGCTTAAGCACAAGGTAACAGAAGATGATAACAAACTTGGGGTAGGCAAAATATTCCCAGGTTTGCCTCCAGGAGCTATAAGCAATGCTGATCTTTATGCAGCGAATAAGGAGCTTTATCTGGGTTCTTTATGTGAAGTTGATGATAAGCCATATCCATGGCAGTTTTGGATGGTTATGCTTAAAAATGGTAACTATGACACAAAGTCTGGTTTGTGTCCTCAGAATGGGAAAAAGGTACCCCCTTTTAGTTCAGGAGGGTTTCCTTGCTTTGGAACTGGGTGTATGAATCAACCCATATTGTATCATGAGCAAACTAAGCTTATAGATGGTGGTACTTTGAGAGGAAGTTTCAATGGGACTTATGATTTGGGCGCTGAAATTGGAAGTGGACTTGGCGGAATCTCTTTCTATGAGGTAGTTTGGGAGAAAAAAGTTGGTGCTGGAAGTTGGGTCTTCAGCCATAAGCTCAAAACCTCAAAGAAGTACCCATGGCTTATGCTGTATCTCAGAGCTGATGCAACCAGAGGATTTTCTGGAGGGTGTCACTATGAAACAAGAGGCATGCTCAAAATT CTTCCAGAGTCACCCAATTTCAAGGTTAAAGTGACGTTGGATGTCAAGCAAGGTGGAGGACCCAAGAGCCAGTTCTATTTGATAGATATTGGCAGCTGTTGGAAGAACAATGGCGATCCTTGTGATGGAGATGTGCTCACTGATGTGACCAGATATAGTGAGATGATCATCAATCCTGCAACTCCTGCATGGTGTGGTCCCAACAGTCAAGGGAACTGCCCACCATATCACATTACCCCAAACAACAAAAAAATTTACAGGAATGATACAGCCAACTTCCCGTATGGGGCTTATCACTACTATTGTGCTCCAGGAAATGCCAAATTTTTGGAGAAACCAGTCAGCACTTGTGATCCTTATAGCAATCCTCAGGCGCAGGAGATAGTTCAGTTGCTGCCTCATCCCATATGGGCTCAATATGGCTATCCAACAAAACAAGGCGATGGTTGGATTGGGGATGCACGAACTTGGGAGCTTGATGTTGGTGGATTGTCTAGTAGATTGTACTTCTATCAG GATCCAGGTACCCCTCCTGCTAGAAGAATTTGGACATCCATTGATATGGGTACTGAAATTTTCGTCAGCGACAATGAAGAAGTGGCAGAGTGGGATCTTAGTAACTTCGATGTCATTCTCACATAG